One genomic region from Chlamydia poikilotherma encodes:
- the mreD gene encoding rod shape-determining protein MreD yields MDRLVSFQCLSLSVLSFFICPQYYPDLCPIFFAPYLVANFYRLPKEEILIHALILGLFCDIGSSYLFGIHTFLYITTSALLHKMHKIFLNDRWLSIPLINSIFVLVFSYFSYPTLAFFNHKINWSLHSLLLDAKHAFTIDFIYSGIIYLLPCIITQGIRNMRGFLRSRSCY; encoded by the coding sequence ATGGACCGGTTAGTATCTTTTCAATGTCTTTCTCTCTCTGTATTGAGTTTCTTTATCTGTCCTCAATACTATCCTGACCTATGCCCAATTTTCTTTGCTCCCTATCTAGTAGCTAATTTTTATAGATTACCCAAAGAAGAAATACTAATTCACGCCTTAATTCTTGGCCTATTTTGTGATATTGGATCTTCATATCTATTTGGAATTCATACATTTCTATATATCACTACCTCAGCTCTTCTCCATAAAATGCATAAAATCTTTCTTAATGATAGGTGGTTATCGATACCCCTTATTAATTCTATATTTGTTTTAGTATTTTCTTATTTCTCCTACCCAACCCTTGCCTTTTTTAATCATAAAATTAATTGGAGTCTGCATTCCTTACTATTAGATGCAAAACACGCTTTTACTATCGATTTCATCTATAGCGGAATAATTTACCTACTCCCTTGTATAATAACTCAAGGAATCCGTAACATGAGAGGCTTC
- the ltuB gene encoding late transcription unit protein LtuB has translation MSGTKKKRNRRDLSRVIQKKTEQLLNKPKKLKGKKSKFLISKDQKQLRHRAEKYDNLVRSLLDRKTHDSNHVLIFNYQDGFVFTDINNFGKYSVKL, from the coding sequence ATGAGCGGGACAAAAAAGAAAAGAAATAGACGAGATTTGTCTCGGGTAATTCAGAAGAAGACAGAGCAGCTTTTGAATAAACCTAAAAAATTAAAAGGAAAGAAGTCTAAGTTTCTTATTTCCAAAGATCAAAAACAACTTCGCCATCGTGCTGAGAAGTATGACAATTTAGTACGCTCCCTATTAGATAGGAAAACTCATGATTCTAATCATGTTTTAATTTTTAACTATCAGGATGGTTTCGTTTTTACCGATATTAATAATTTTGGAAAGTATTCTGTAAAGCTATAA